From Pieris rapae chromosome 3, ilPieRapa1.1, whole genome shotgun sequence, a single genomic window includes:
- the LOC111002103 gene encoding formin-binding protein 4: MNKTNPLGLLVSYGDSDEELEDASPVKQLPHCSPAPAALPINYANHHASAAIHPPPISHCPWSACYDENSGFTYYWNQQTNAVTWEAPPEYLLALKLAQQHLTTSGNTEVSAEEWQLYQQALVEKQNSNKIPKITTKPSKTNEKFKDKKNFKKRPSNDSDDEYKIELITSYHNSDSESNDELESPKKPLPESKPVLKQVPAKPVVKRQKTKAVEFGPSLPENQSYSAPIGPELPPGLVVEKPKPPEVQLRKEVREQQTKSTSKADDEDSEEENELLKQLKDKAKLLEKLGGDIPSELQKILKEDSRIGSPKSTKDLDIDELLQEIEQKELPKIAKIDIIDRNSASNSPKPQPPEDLKEDGPALFPSAINITKEPNPPPSLNDPPEEKKENIYLSHTTEPRKKLRISNSVLPKAQKIEVPEYTTKYSQFIEGFSNERTGLGFSKDEADEGSASKEAINYGNGLLFTRGEVLNEKDEALDDLAELVEAKLKYLSQVQPSSLTPLQEMMVQMQTLVSAFRCGALTATYWRRWVEAAARALTSHEHRAAPAGWLCIFQRSEARYSYKREADGFVQWEYPAVASTDMDICTTPPPPDTAVEEPPPPSTSSPSRVSPPPPPSWHDPPPPGTDAHLPLPPPPESKKEIGDELLSFYNDLAELEKSNPSSGTNSPERREKSEKDAVKKEKREESRYERSERDKCSKTPKEDKIKKKSKVKISSSIGMKQKTVSSLVAKWQQVAEEIDSD; the protein is encoded by the exons atgaataaaactaaTCCATTAGGCTTACTCGTAAGCTACGGTGATTCTGATGAAGAGTTGGAGGATGCTTCGCCAGTTAAACAGTTACCCCATTGTTCACCTGCGCCTGCTGCGTTGCCCATAAACTATGCGAACCACCACGCGTCTGCTGCCATTCATCCTCCGCCAATTTCACATTGTC cttGGTCTGCCTGTTATGATGAAAACAGTGGTTTTACATACTATTGGAATCAACAAACAAATGCAGTCACTTGGGAAGCTCCACCAGAGTACTTGTTAGCGCTTAAATTAGCACAACAGCATTTGACAACATCAG GAAACACAGAGGTATCTGCAGAAGAATGGCAGCTGTACCAACAAGCACTagttgaaaaacaaaattcaaataaaataccaaaaattaCAACAAAGCCTAGTAAAACCaatgaaaaattcaaagacaaaaaaaattttaagaagAGACCATCAAATGATAGTGATGATGA ATACAAAATAGAACTGATAACATCCTACCATAATTCAGATTCTGAGTCCAATGATGAACTAGAAAGTCCAAAGAAACCATTGCCGGAATCAAAACCGGTACTTAAACAGGTCCCAGCTAAGCCAGTAGTTAAGAGACAGAAAACCAAGGCAGTCGAATTCGGACCCTCATTGCCAGAAAATCAGAGTTATTCAGCACCTATTGGACCTGAATTACCACCAGGTTTAGTTGTTGAAAAGCCAAAGCCACCAGAGGTTCAATTAAGAAAAGAAGTTCGTGAAcag CAAACAAAATCCACCTCAAAAGCTGACGATGAAGACAGCGAAGAAGAGAACGAATTATTAAAACAGCTAAAAGACAAAGCAAAACTATTGGAAAAACTCGGCGGAGATATACCGTCCGAGTTACAAAAAATCCTAAAAGAAGATTCGAGAATCGGTTCACCGAAATCAACAAAAGATCTGGATATCGATGAGCTTCTACAGGAAATTGAACAGAAGGAGTTACCGAAAATAGCAAAAATTGATATAATCGATAGGAATAGTGCTTCCAATTCGCCAAAGCCCCAACCGCCCGAAGACCTCAAAGAAGACGGACCTGCGTTATTTCCCAGCGcaataaacattacaaaagaACCAAATCCACCTCCGTCTCTGAACGACCCGCCCGAAGAGAAGAAGGAGAACATCTACCTATCACATACAACGGAACCGAGGAAAAAGCTGAGAATATCTAACTCGGTCCTCCCGAAGGCACAAAAAATAGAAGTACCCGAGTACACGACGAAGTATAGTCAGTTTATCGAAGGGTTCTCCAACGAACGCACCGGCCTCGGTTTCAGCAAAGACGAAGCCGACGAAGGAAGCGCTTCCAAAGAGGCGATCAACTATGGAAACGGCTTGTTGTTTACGAGGGGAGAAGTGTTAAACGAAAAGGACGAGGCGTTAGACGATTTGGCGGAGCTGGTGGAGGCCAAGTTGAAGTATTTGAGTCAGGTGCAACCGAGCTCGCTCACCCCGCTTCAAGAGATGATGGTTCAGATGCAG ACGCTGGTGTCGGCGTTCCGATGCGGCGCTCTGACCGCGACGTACTGGCGCCGATGGGTAGAGGCCGCCGCGCGGGCGCTCACCTCGCACGAGCACCGAGCCGCGCCCGCGGGATGGCTCTGCATCTTCCAGAG GTCGGAGGCGCGATACAGCTACAAGCGAGAGGCCGACGGGTTCGTGCAGTGGGAGTACCCCGCTGTCGCGAGCACCGACATGGACATTTGCACTACGCCGCCACCGCCCGACACGGCCGTG gAAGAGCCTCCGCCACCATCGACGTCGTCGCCGTCGCGCGTGTctccgccgccgccgccgagtTGGCACGACCCGCCGCCGCCGGGGACCGACGCTCACTTGCCTCTGCCGCCGCCGCCG GAGTCTAAGAAGGAAATAGGCGacgaacttttatctttctaCAACGATTTGGCCGAATTGGAAAAATCCAATCCGTCATCGGGCACCAACTCACCCGAACGGAGAGAGAAGAGCGAAAAAGATGCAGTGAAAAAGGAGAAGAGAGAGGAGAGCAGATACGAGAGGAGCGAGCGAGACAAATGTTCGAAAACGCCGAAAGAGGATAAGATTAAGAAGAAGTCTAAG GTAAAGATCTCGAGCTCGATAGGAATGAAGCAGAAAACAGTCTCTTCCTTGGTCGCGAAGTGGCAGCAGGTTGCAGAAGAGATTGACTCGGATTGA